The genomic interval AGAATGGGTTTCACCTGCTCGCCCAGCTCGGTGCCGCGCTTCACGTGGTCACGCAGGATGTCCCCGGTGCTGATCTTCACGAGGCCACGGTCCTGCGCCAGTCGTTCCGCCTGGGTTCCCTTGCCGGCGCCGGGAGGCCCCAGGAAGATCACGACGTTGTTCTTCTGTCCAGTCACACTTTCCCTCCGTTAGACCCTCAGCATATCGGCTCTCGCGCTTTCCGGAGCGGGCCTGCTCAGCCCAGCCCTGTACCCCGGCAGGTAACGACGCTGCGCCACACGCACGCAGCAACGCAAAACCGCCTGCGCGACTGGCAGGCGGTCCCGGAACAAGCGGGGATGATACGGATTCCATCGGGCTCTGCTCGCTCTGCGAGTCCGCTCGGATTGAATGGCCTTTGCAGCCCATTCAATCGGAGTCCGTCTCAGTTGTTCAGGCGGCCACGGATGCGGCCCTTGCTGATGAACCCGTCGTAACGCCGGACCGTCAGCTGCGCCTCAAGCTGCTTGAGCGTCTCGAGGGCCACGCCCACGATGATCAGCAGGCCCGTCCCGGAGAACTGGAAGGTCGTGATGCCCGTGACCTTCTGCACCAGCTGCGGAATGATGGTCAGCACCACCAGGAAGATCGCGCCCCACAGGCTCAGACGGGCACTGATCGTGCCCAGGAACTCGGCAGTCGGGGTGCCCGGACGGACACCCGGAATGAAACCGCCGGCCTCGCGCAGCTGCTCGGCAATGCGCTTCGGGTCGAACTGCACCGAGTTGTACAGGTACGTGAACCCGAAGATCAGCACCGATTCCAGCAGCAGGTACAGCGGCTGCCCGAAGGTCAGGTTCGTCTGGATCCAGGCGTTCACGGCCGGCGCCCGCGTGACCGTGGCGCTGGCGATCAGGTTGGGAATGATCAGCATCGCCGAGGCGAAGATGACCGGAATCACGCCCGCCTGGTTCACCTTGATGGGCAGCCAGGTGGCCTGACCGGCCCCGCGGGCCTGTCCGGCCGCACCGGCCCGCGCGCGGGCGTACGTGACGGGCACGCGGCGCTCGGCCTGGTACACGTACACGATCCCGGCGATGGTCAGCAGCACGACGGCCACGAAGGCCACGAGCGACAGGACCTGCACCTGATCGGTGCGAAGCAGCTGGGCGGTCGCGCTGAACTCACGCGGGTACACCGCGATGATGCCGGCGGTGATGATCAGGCTGATGCCGTTGCCCACGCCCACCTCGGTGATGCGCTCCCCGATCCACATGGTGAAGGCAATGCCGGCCACCTGGGTCAGGACCATCACGAGCAGCGTGAAAATCCCGGTGTCCCACCCGGGCGCCAGGAACTGCGGCTGAGACGTGATGTACAGCGAGAAGAAGGTGGCCTGCACGGCCCCCAGGCCCACCGCCGCGTAGCGGGTGAACTGGTTGATCTTCTTGCGGCCTTCCTCGCCCTCCTTGGAGAGTTTCTCCAGGGCGGGGATGGTGGTGGTCATCAGCTGAATCACGATGCTGGCCGTGATGTACGGCAGCACCCCCAGCGCGAAGATCGAGAACTGCGAAAGATTGCCGCCCGACAGCATGCTGATCAACCCGAAAAGGCCACCAGAGGTGGCCTGTTCAAGTGCGGCGGTGTTAACGCCGGGAGTGGGAATGGCACTCCCGAGTCGGTACACCGCGAGGAGCAGCAGGGTGAAGACAATCTTCCGCTGAAGATCCGGAATCCGGAACGCGTCGCGGAAGGCGCGCAGCATTTACTCCGCCTTCTCGGCGCTTTCCGTCTTCACGGCGGGCAGGATGACCTTGCCGCCGGCAGCTTCCACGGCCTTGACCGCGCCTTCGCTGGCGGCGTCAACGTGAATGGTCAGGGCGCGGCTGAGTTCACCGTTGCCGAGCAGCTTCACGGGACGGTTCTTGCGGCGCACCAGGCCCGCGAGTTCCAGCGTGTTGCGGTCGATGGTGGTGATGGTGTCCTCGATCATGTCGAGACCAGCCAGGTTCACCACTTCGAAGGTGATGCCGACGTTGTTGAAACCGCGCTTGGGCAGGCGGCTGATCAGGGTGCTGCGGCCGCCTTCGAAGAAGCTGCCCTTGCCAGCGCCGCTGCGGGCCTTCTGACCCTTGTGGCCGCGACCGGCGGTCTTGTCGGTGCCGCCGGGGCCACGACCGACGCGCTTACGGTTCTTGCGGCTGCCGGCGTGGGGTTTGAGTTCGTGGAGCTTCACGCTTCCACCTCCAGGAGGTGCTTGACGGTGTTCACCATGCCGCGGATGGCGGGGGTGTCGTTGATTTCACGGCTGTCGCCGATCTTCTTGAGGCCCAGCGCGTGAACGGTCTTCACCTGGTAGCCAGGGCGGCCGATGACGCTGCGCTTGAGGGTGATTTTCACTGCGCGCCTCCGGTGGGCTGCGCCTCGCCGCGCAGGGCACGGACCTGCTTGGCGGTGCGGAGGTTCTTGAGGCCGTCGAACACGGCGTACGCCACGTTCACCTTGTTCCGGCTGCCGAGTTCCTTGCTGAGCATGTTGGTGATGCCCGCCAGTTCGGCGATGGAGCGGGGCACGGTGCCGGCGATCACGCCGGTACCGGGGCCTGCAGGCTTGAGCAGCACGCGGCTGGTGCTGTTCACACCCACGATGTCGTGGGGGATGGTGCCGTTCTCGACGGGCACGCTGATCATGTTCTTGCGGGCGATGCTCTTGGCCTTCT from Deinococcus depolymerans carries:
- the rplO gene encoding 50S ribosomal protein L15; the encoded protein is MKLHELKPHAGSRKNRKRVGRGPGGTDKTAGRGHKGQKARSGAGKGSFFEGGRSTLISRLPKRGFNNVGITFEVVNLAGLDMIEDTITTIDRNTLELAGLVRRKNRPVKLLGNGELSRALTIHVDAASEGAVKAVEAAGGKVILPAVKTESAEKAE
- the secY gene encoding preprotein translocase subunit SecY, yielding MLRAFRDAFRIPDLQRKIVFTLLLLAVYRLGSAIPTPGVNTAALEQATSGGLFGLISMLSGGNLSQFSIFALGVLPYITASIVIQLMTTTIPALEKLSKEGEEGRKKINQFTRYAAVGLGAVQATFFSLYITSQPQFLAPGWDTGIFTLLVMVLTQVAGIAFTMWIGERITEVGVGNGISLIITAGIIAVYPREFSATAQLLRTDQVQVLSLVAFVAVVLLTIAGIVYVYQAERRVPVTYARARAGAAGQARGAGQATWLPIKVNQAGVIPVIFASAMLIIPNLIASATVTRAPAVNAWIQTNLTFGQPLYLLLESVLIFGFTYLYNSVQFDPKRIAEQLREAGGFIPGVRPGTPTAEFLGTISARLSLWGAIFLVVLTIIPQLVQKVTGITTFQFSGTGLLIIVGVALETLKQLEAQLTVRRYDGFISKGRIRGRLNN
- the rpmD gene encoding 50S ribosomal protein L30, whose translation is MKITLKRSVIGRPGYQVKTVHALGLKKIGDSREINDTPAIRGMVNTVKHLLEVEA
- the rpsE gene encoding 30S ribosomal protein S5, which encodes MTFNRRNDRVERESSEFEEKMLFVNRTSKTYQGGRRFRFAALVILGDRNGRVGMGIGKAKEVPVAIEKAKSIARKNMISVPVENGTIPHDIVGVNSTSRVLLKPAGPGTGVIAGTVPRSIAELAGITNMLSKELGSRNKVNVAYAVFDGLKNLRTAKQVRALRGEAQPTGGAQ